The DNA window GGCTAGAACCCCCGATCCAAAGGAAACATTGCGTGTGTCAAGAACAAAGGAGGTCAGTTCCGTCTCCTCGTTCAAAACGCCGCAAATCGTATTATAGGTGCCGCTCAGCCCGCTCGAGATGGCAAAAGACAGTACGTGGGTATAACCTTCCCGCTTAATCTCATCCACCATATCCTTCACTTCCTGCGGTCCGGGAGTGGAAGTGTGCGGGATTTCCCCCGGAAAACGGCTGTACACCATCTGCGGTGTAATATCCAGATCATCGGAATAATCCTTTTCAGGATAAATGACATGCAGCCGCAGAAGCTTCATATGATACTGCCTGATCAGCTCGTCCGTAACATCACAGCCCGAGTCAATCAGAATAGCAACTTTCTCATGGGTATCTTTATTCTCATTCGCATTATAATCTACATTCATAATCAAAAACCTCCAGATGTGGTTATCAAAACTACTTATTAAAGTATGACATAATAGGAGGGTGCTGTCAACTAAAAAGTAGTTATAATGTTGAAGAGAGGGGAGGAAGCTTTCTTCCGTATCCCCCCCACACCATACCTTCCCACGGGACTGAAGACTCACAATCCATCCATCCGCGTCCCCAAACGATAAATAAGATATATCTGAAAGTAATATGACCCATTCCTTTTAATTAGTTGACAAAGAAAGATTTGATTGTTAATATTAAATGTAATACATAGCGATGTAATACATAGCGAGGTGAGGATTGCAGATGAGCAGAATTGTTTTATCATTATTAGTAGATAACACCGCCGGTGTTCTGAGCCGTGTGGCAGGCTTATTCAGCCGCCGCGGATATAACATTGAGAGCCTTACCGTAGGCGTTACAGCCGATCCGAGATATTCCAGGATGACGGTAGTGTCTCTGGGAGATCAGCAGGTGCTTGAACAGATACAGAAGCAGCTGGGAAAACTCGAAGATGTCCATGATATTAAGGAACTCCGGGAAGGTCATTCCGTTTACCGTGAGCTTATGATGGTAAAGGTGAGAGCCAATGCCAGTGAGCGTATGGCAATTAATTCAATTGCCGAGATTTTCCGCGCGTCGATTGTAGACGTTGGCAAGGAATCCGTCACGGTTATGCTGACAGGAGATCAGTCCAAGCTGGATGCGATGATTAATCTTCTGGAAGATTATGAGATACTGGAGCTTGCAAGGACCGGACTTACCGGACTTTCCAGAGGGGCAGACGACGTCCGCTTCCTTCCGTAACCAAGTTACAAAGTGTCGCCAAAGGCGCACAGAGAGGCGTCGGCGGCATTCTTTATAAAATTATCAACTTTATACATATCCCAAGGAGGAGTA is part of the [Clostridium] symbiosum genome and encodes:
- the ilvN gene encoding acetolactate synthase small subunit yields the protein MSRIVLSLLVDNTAGVLSRVAGLFSRRGYNIESLTVGVTADPRYSRMTVVSLGDQQVLEQIQKQLGKLEDVHDIKELREGHSVYRELMMVKVRANASERMAINSIAEIFRASIVDVGKESVTVMLTGDQSKLDAMINLLEDYEILELARTGLTGLSRGADDVRFLP